The window ATTTAATACATCATATTATAAGAGCAACCAAGTTTTCGTAATAATAGTAAAAAAATATGAGTCAATAAAAGAAGGAGGATGAAGGGTGAATATAGTAGTTTGTATGAAAAGAGTTCCGGATACGGCGACAAAAATACGCATCAATAGCGATGGAACAGGTATTGATGAGAGCGGAATTGAGTATGTAATCAATCCATATGACGAATATGCAATTGAAGCAGGATTGCAGTTGAAAGAAAAATTTGGCGGTGAAGTAGTAATTCTGACACTTGATTCATCTGAAGCGGCACCAGTGGTAAGAAATGCTTTGGCAATGGGTGCAGACAGAGCTGTTATTTTGAAGTGTGATAAAAAACCTGTTGATTCTTTGTCAACAGCTACGGCTTTGGCAGAGGGACTCAAAGCACTAAATCCCGATGTTATCTTGATGGGGAAGCAGGGTGTTGACTATGACAATTCGCAAGTTGGACCTATGGTTGGCCAACTACTTGGTATTCCCTGTGTGAGTGTGATTACAAAATTGGAAGTTTCTGATGGCAAAGCTGTTGCAAATAGACAGATAGAAGGCGGAGAAGAGGTGGTAGAAGTTGAACTTCCTGCCATTTTTACAGCTCAAAAGGGACTGAACGAGCCAAGATATGCTTCATTGAAAGGAATAATGGCAGCGAAAAAGAAGAAACTTGATGAACAGGAAGCTCAAATTCCAGAAGGAGCTATTGAAGTAATCAAGATGGAAATACCCCCTGCTAGAGAGGGAGGAAAGATTGTCGGTGAAGGTGCTGATGCAGTACCTGAATTGGTGAAACTGCTTCAGTTTGAAGCAAAAGTCCTTTAAACAAGATAATGAAAAAAATTTGATAAAGAGATTTTGGAGGATAAATAAATGGGCAATAACATTTTGGCTTTTGCAGAACAAAGAGAAGGAAAATTTAAGAAGAGCGCTTATGAAGTAATAGGTGCAGCAAAAAATATAACAAATCAGACAGGCGGCGAAACAATAGCTCTTGTAATCGGCTCTGGTGTTGAAGGAATTGCTGGAGAGCTCGGCGCATATGGCGCTGATAAGGTCATAGTTGCAGACAATGATTCTTTGAAATATTACTCAGGAGAGCTTTACTCCAATATTGTAGTGGAAGAAGCAAAGAAGAATGAAGCCGATGTCATTCTGATGCCTGCATCTTCAATGGGAAGAGACCTTGCTCCTCGTTGTGCAGCAATAACTGGAAGCGCTGTTGCCGCTGATTCAATTGCTGTGGAAAATAGTGATGGCTCGATTATTGCAACAAGGCCTGTGTATGCCGGTAAGACTTTGATTAAAGTCAAGTCATCAAAAACACCTTTTATAATAAGTTTGAGGCCAAATGTTTTCCCCTTGCCTGAAAAAGAAGAAGGTAAAAATGCAGAAGTGCAAAAGTCTGAAGTAAGCGTTGCAGGTGATTCTCTGAAAGCAATAGTTAAAGAGATTGTTGCTTCAGCATCGGGAAAGATG is drawn from Candidatus Schekmanbacteria bacterium and contains these coding sequences:
- a CDS encoding electron transfer flavoprotein beta subunit/FixA family protein: MNIVVCMKRVPDTATKIRINSDGTGIDESGIEYVINPYDEYAIEAGLQLKEKFGGEVVILTLDSSEAAPVVRNALAMGADRAVILKCDKKPVDSLSTATALAEGLKALNPDVILMGKQGVDYDNSQVGPMVGQLLGIPCVSVITKLEVSDGKAVANRQIEGGEEVVEVELPAIFTAQKGLNEPRYASLKGIMAAKKKKLDEQEAQIPEGAIEVIKMEIPPAREGGKIVGEGADAVPELVKLLQFEAKVL
- a CDS encoding electron transfer flavoprotein subunit alpha/FixB family protein, producing MGNNILAFAEQREGKFKKSAYEVIGAAKNITNQTGGETIALVIGSGVEGIAGELGAYGADKVIVADNDSLKYYSGELYSNIVVEEAKKNEADVILMPASSMGRDLAPRCAAITGSAVAADSIAVENSDGSIIATRPVYAGKTLIKVKSSKTPFIISLRPNVFPLPEKEEGKNAEVQKSEVSVAGDSLKAIVKEIVASASGKMDLTEASVIVSGGRGMKGPENFKILEELADVLGGVVGASRSAVDAGWMPQAQQVGQTGKVVSPQLYIACGISGAIQHLAGMSSSKCIVAINKDPEAPIFQVADYGIVGDLFEVVPALTEEVKKVVSS